The Diprion similis isolate iyDipSimi1 chromosome 11, iyDipSimi1.1, whole genome shotgun sequence genome includes a region encoding these proteins:
- the LOC124412414 gene encoding zinc finger protein 346-like, which produces MSGPVTKTIENPEVPGLECLLPPRPPPPPASLSSTESSVVTTQIQLPQQPEENASATTGTVLAPSQFPTAATSPYYIHPPIQTQSSSTPWWVPTEADSSELYDSQYAQWYEATYKVPPPANLSGKAKSKYYKRKSEFIDPAQDAEKVASAQRELSALMKPLKCDLCNAVMNSTLQAKLHYDGKPHQKKVSMFLNQSVKKLKTEDSGQVSSTTEADWNTYCEICKTWFTSQTDATQHYAGKKHLRAANGGPRVRTSKKQNQNQTPIDPSGRFGIGIGFQAEAPAPVIIPAEAAIVVPVVSPVPIPTIAAAVPVSTPLYTAPSYQTLLRCDLCGVSANRKDQLETHRRGARHLRMLRMNGLPVPDAVPEAEAVPVASGPIDYSIYRTPSGQYYCAPCNVSLNSESSFAQHVESKKHKNQLNPKSPSTAANTAKKTRFKKK; this is translated from the exons GATTAGAATGTCTGCTACCACCTCGGCCACCCCCGCCCCCTGCGTCGTTATCGTCGACAGAATCGAGCGTTGTAACGACGCAAATCCAGCTTCCTCAGCAACCCGAAGAGAATGCTTCAGCAACAACAGGCACGGTGCTGGCGCCGAGTCAATTTCCAACTGCCGCCACTTCTCCTTATTATATCCATCCCCCGATACAAACGCAAAGTTCTTCCACCCCGTGGTGGGTGCCAACGGAAGCAGATTCCTCGGAACTTTACGACTCGCAATACGCGCAATGGTACGAAGCAACTTACAAAGTTCCTCCGCCAGCTAACCTTTCCGGCAAAGCTAAATCCAAGTATTACAAACGCAAGAGTGAATTCATTGACCCCGCTCAAGATGCAG AGAAAGTTGCAAGTGCTCAAAGGGAACTTTCCGCTCTAATGAAACCGCTAAAATGTGACTTGTGCAATGCAGTT ATGAATTCTACGTTGCAAGCAAAATTACATTACGATGGTAAACCCCATCAGAAAAAGGTATCTATGTTCCTGAATCagagtgtgaaaaaattgaaaactgaagACAGTGGTCAAGTTTCCAGTACAACTGAAGCGGATTGGAATACCTACTGCGAG ATCTGCAAGACTTGGTTCACCTCGCAAACCGATGCGACGCAACATTATGCTGGCAAGAAGCATCTTAGGGCAGCTAATGGTGGCCCACGTGTGAG GACATCGAAGAAGCAGAACCAGAATCAAACCCCGATAGATCCGAGCGGACGGTTTGGCATAGGGATAGGTTTTCAAGCTGAAGCACCAGCCCCTGTAATTATTCCGGCAGAAGCTGCCATCGTCGTACCTGTTGTATCACCTGTACCTATACCGACTATAGCTGCAGCAGTACCAGTCAGTACGCCTCTCTATACAGCTCCATCTTACCAAACGCTATTGCGTTGTGACCTTTGCGGTGTTTCGGCAAATCGAAAAGATCAATTAGAAACACATCGTCGAGGTGCAAGGCATCTCAGGATGCTTAGAATGAATGGGCTTCCAGTACCTGACGCAG TACCTGAAGCTGAAGCGGTCCCTGTAGCTAGTGGACCGAtagattattcaatttatagaACCCCGTCGG GACAATACTACTGCGCACCTTGCAATGTCTCTCTGAACTCAGAGAGCAGCTTTGCACAACATGTTGAAAGTAAAAAGCACAAGAACCAGCTAAACCCAAAATCACCGTCCACTGCTGCCAACACTGCAAAGAAAacaaggtttaaaaaaaagtag